The sequence below is a genomic window from Thiomonas intermedia.
AACGGTCTTTACGAGTGCATCCTTTGCGCGAGCTGCTCCACCTCGTGTCCGAGCTTTTGGTGGAATCCCGACAAGTTCGTCGGTCCGGCAGGTCTCCTGCAGGCCTATCGTTTCATCGCCGACAGCCGCGACGAAGCCACCGGCGATCGGCTCGACAATCTGGAAGACCCTTACCGCCTGTTCCGCTGCCACACCATCATGAACTGCGTGGACGTCTGCCCCAAGGAGTTGAACCCGACGATGGCCATCAGCAAAATCAAGGAGATGATGGTGCGCCGCGCCGTCTGATGCCCCCATGCCGCCCTCGACCGCCTTCGCCGACGCCACCGAACTCTCCCGGCTGCGCTGGCGCGCGCGTCGCGGCATGCTGGAGAACGACCTGATCCTGCAGCGCTACTTCGCCCAGCGCGAAACACCGTTCGGCCAGGATGAGGTGGACGCGCTGAACGCCCTGCTGGCGCTGGACGACAACACGCTCTTTGACCTGTTCCTGCACAACAGCCCGCTTCCTCAGGAGCTGGATCTGCCGCGGGTCCGGGAATTGCTTGACACCTTGCAGCGCTTGTGAGCCCGGCTTGTTCGCGTTTCGCGTCATTCCGTCCCCGGAGTACCGCTCCGGGAGCCCCCCTACACAGTCCCCGGAGAAATGAAAATGACTCAATCAAGTGACAAAGCGACCCTCTCGTTCAGCGACGGCTCGCCCAGCATCGATCTGCCGATCCACAAGGGCACCATCGGCCCGGACGTGATCGACATCCGCAAGCTGTATGGCCAGACCGGCAAGTTCACTTACGACCCGGGCTTTCTGTCCACCGCGTCGTGCAGCTCGGCCATCACCTACATCGACGGCGACAAGGGCGAGTTGCTCTACCGCGGCTATCCCATCGAGCAGATCGCCGTGCAGTGCGACTACATGGAAACCTGCTACCTGATCCTGTACGGCGAGCTGCCGAACGCCCAGCAGAAAAAGGCCTTTGCGGACCGCGTGACCCAGCACACCATGGTGCACGAGCAGATGCAGTTCTTCCTGCGCGGATTCCGCCGCGACGCCCACCCCATGGCCGTGCTCACCGGCCTGGTCGGCGCCATGTCGGCGTTCTACCCCGATTCGATCAACGTTAACGACCCCGAGCAGCGCGACATCTCGGCCATCCGCCTCATCGCCAAGATGCCCACCCTGGTGGCCATGGCGTACAAGTACACCATGGGCCAGCCCTATATGTACCCGCAGAACAAGCTCAGCTATGCGGCGAATTTCATGCGCATGATGTGGGCCACGCCGTGCGAGGACTACGAGCCCAATCCGGTGATCGAGCGGGCGCTCGACCGCATTTTCATCCTGCACGCCGACCATGAGCAGAATGCCTCCACCTCGACGGTGCGCTTGTGCGCGTCCAGCGGCACCAACCCGTTCGCGGCAATTGCCGCTGGCGTGGCCTGCCTGTGGGGGCCTGCGCACGGCGGCGCCAACGAGGCCTGCCTGAACATGCTCGACGACATCCAGGCCCGGGGCGGCGTGGCCAAGATCGGCGAGTTCATCAACGAGGTCAAGGACAAGAACTCCTCGGTGCGGCTGATGGGCTTCGGCCACCGCGTCTACAAGAACTACGACCCCCGCGCCAAGCTCATGCGCGAGACCTGCCACGAAGTGCTCGATGCCCTGGGCCTGCACGACGACCCGATGTTCAAGCTGGCGATGACCCTGGAAAAAATCGCCCTGGAAGACGACTACTTCATCCAGCGCAAGCTCTACCCCAACGTCGACTTCTATTCGGGCATCGTGCAGAAGGCCATCGGCGTGCCGGTGTCGCTGTTCACCGCCAACTTCGCGCTGGCGCGCACCGTGGGCTGGATCGCCCAGCTCAACGAAATGCTCACCGACCCCGAGTACAAGATCGGCCGACCGCGCCAGCTCTTCACCGGCTCGGCGCGCCGTGACGTCAAGCCCATCGCCGAACGGGGCTGAACCGGGTTGATCGGTCGCGAGACCGCCATCGACCGGTCAAGACCGCGCAGTGCGCGGTCTTTTTTTGCGTGCGCCGTCCGTGATCACGCCGCCGTGATCGGCAGCAGCATCACCAGCTTGTAGTCCGGATGCAGCGCGGCGCGGAGGGTCAGTTGTTCGTAGACCAGGCGGCCATGCCGGGGGTGGAGAAAGCCGCGTTCTCCGCCTTCGCGCTCCTGCACGTCGTTGAGCTTCCAGAGTGCGTCGAACTCGGGGCTGCGTGCGCTCAACTCCTCGATCAATGCGCGCAGGGGTGGCGTGTGCAGACGACCGCCGCAATCCGCCCGGAATTCCGCGACCAGGCGCTTGGACCGAACGGGCCAGTTCTCGATCAGCAGCCGGGCCTGGGGATTGAAGAACAGAAAGCGGAACAGATTCGGGGGTGCCGTCGGATCGGCCTCGGTGCCGTCGGCCTGCCAGTCGAGAAACAGATCGGCGGCGGGGGCATTGCCGGCCACCACGTCCCACCGCTGATTCAGCACATAGGCCGGATGTCCCATCGCGTGCACGCTGCGCAGCACGACATCGACCGCCTTGGGAGGTGCCGTGGGCTCACTGGGGTCACGCCGCCGGGCCAGCTCGAAGAGGTAGGCCCGTTCCGCTGTGCTGAGTTGCAGCGCGTGCGACAGCCGCTCCAGCGTCTTGGCCGACGCGGCGACAGAGCGACCCTGTTCCAGCCAGGTGATCCATGTGGCGCTGACGCCGCAGAGCGAAGCGAGCTCTTCGCGGCGCAGCCCGGGCGCCCGCCGCCGCCCCGCAGACGGCAAACCGGCGGCTGCAGGCGAGAGACGATTGCGGTGCAGACGGATGAACTCGCCCAGAAGGCGACTGCCCTGAGGTGAATCTCCAGAGAGGGCAGATGACGGGGGCGACAGGGTGGCTTTCACGAAGGCAGGCTCACGCGGGTTGTTCGCACTTTATGCTGGTGGGTCTTTATACCAGGATATTTTCTCATCTTGTACCAGGAAAAATGTCGGGCTATCTTGGCGCCATCGTTGATTGCATCGTCTTGGAGACCTCCATGAAACAGCACGATTTGGCCGCCCATCAGTTCGGCACCACCGCCGCCGCCTACCTCACCAGCACCGTGCACGCGCAGGGACAGGACCTGCAGCGTCTTGGCGCGATGGTGCAGCAAGCGCCCCCCTGCCGCGCACTCGACCTCGGTTGCGGGGCCGGGCACGCCAGCTTCGCCCTGGCGGCCGCCGGGGCGCAGGTCACCGCCCTGGACCTGTCGCCTGAGATGCTCGCGATCGTGGCGCAAGAAGCGCAAGCCCGCGGCCTGCACGGACTGCAGACTTGTCAGGGGCCGGCCGACAAGCTGCCGATTGCCGAGGCCAGCTTCGACCTGGTGGTCACCCGATTCTCAGCCCATCACTGGCCCGATGTTCCCGCCGCCCTGCGTGAAATGCGCCGGGTCGTCCGCCCCGAAGGCACGCTGATCGTCATCGACGCCGTGGCCTTGGAATCGCCTCTTTGCGACACCCTGCTGCAGACGGTGGAGTTGTTGCGCGACGCCTCCCATGTGCGCGACTACCGCGTGTCGGAATGGGCGGCCATGCTGGACCAGGCTGGCTTTGCCGCGCCTCGGACGGATGGCTGGACCCTGACCATGGACTTCGCCTCGTGGGTGGCGCGCATGCGCACCCCGGAACTGCGCGTGCAGGCCATCCGCGACGTGCTGGACCGTGCGCCTCAGGAGGCGCGGCAGGCCATGCGCGTTCAGACCGACGGATCGTTCGATCTGTCAGTCGCGTGGATGCAGGCCCAGCCCCGCGCGGGTTCGGGTCGCGCCCATTAAAATCGACCGTTCATGACAAGTTCTGCGCACCCGATGCGCCAGACGCAGGAGAAGCCAATGGGCCGTACGCTGTACGACAAATTATGGGACGAGCATGTGGTACGTACCGAGGATGACGGTACCGCGCTGCTCTATATCGACCGCCACCTGGTGCACGAAGTCACCAGCCCGCAAGCCTTTGAAGGCCTGCAACTCGCGGGCCGCAAGGTCTGGCGGGTGAGTGCCAATCTGGCCGTGGCCGATCACAACGTGCCCACGACCGACCGCGCTGAGGGCATCGCCGATCCGATATCAAAGCTGCAGGTCGACACGCTTGATGCCAACTGCGCGGCCAACGGCATCACCGAGTTCCGCATGAACGACCGCCGCCAGGGCATCGTGCATGTCATCGGTCCCGAACAGGGCGCCACGCTGCCGGGCATGACGGTGGTCTGCGGCGATTCGCACACCAGCACTCACGGCGCGTTCGGGGCTCTGGCCTTCGGCATTGGCACCAGTGAAGTCGAGCACGTGCTGGCCACCCAGACCCTGCTCGCGCCCAAGATGAAGAACATGCTGGTGCGCGTGGACGGGGCGCTGCCCGCAGGCTGTCGCGCCAAGGACATCGCGCTGGCCGTCATCGGCAAGATCGGCACCGCCGGGGGCACGGGCTACACCCTCGAGTTTGCGGGCAGCACCATCGCCGCGCTCAGCATGGAGGGGCGCATGACTTTGTGCAATATGGCCATCGAGGCCGGCGCGCGCGCAGGGCTGGTGGCTGTGGACGACATCACCGTCAACTATGTGCGCGGTCGTCCCTTCGCGCCCACCGGCGTGGCATGGGACATGGCGGTGCAGTACTGGCGCGGCCTGCATTCCGATGCAGATGCGACGTTCGACCGCGTGGTCACGCTCGACGCGCGTGAACTGGTGCCGCAGGTCACCTGGGGCACGTCGCCGGAAATGGTGCTGCCGATCGACGGCCGCGTGCCCGACCCCGACAAGGAAAAGGACGCCAACAAACGCTCGGCGATGGAGCGTGCGCTGACCTATATGGGCCTGGAGCCGAACAAGGCGGTTGCCGATATCCGCATCGACAAGGTGTTCATCGGCTCCTGCACCAACTCGCGCATCGAAGACCTGCGCGACGCGGCGCATGTGGTGGCCGGACGGCATGTCGCGGCGAATGTACGGCAGGCGCTGGTGGTGCCGGGCTCGGGTCTGGTGAAGGCGCAGGCCGAGGCCGAAGGGCTGGACAAAATCTTCAGGGCTGCGGGCTTTGAATGGCGCGAGCCCGGCTGCTCCATGTGCCTGGCCATGAACGCCGACCGCCTGGAGCCTGGTGAACGCTGCGCCTCCACGTCCAATCGCAACTTCGAAGGGCGGCAGGGCGCAGGCGGACGCACCCATCTGGTCAGTCCAGCCATGGCTGCGGCCGCGGCCATCGCCGGGCATTTTGTCGATGTACGCAAACTCTGACGAGTCACCCCGTCTTTTTCAGGAGATCAACATGAAACCCCTGCTGACCCTTCTTCTGCTTGCCGCCTCGCTGCTGTCCCTGACCGCCTGCAATACCGTGGCGGGTGTGGGCCAGGATCTCAAGGCGGGTGGCCAAGCCATCACCAATGCGGCTGACAAGTCGAAATAACACCCGAATGCCGCGGCAACGCGCAAACACACCATGGAAAAATTCGTCGTCCACAAAGGACTTGTCGCGCCAATGGATCGCGACAATGTCGATACCGACGCCATCATTCCGAAGCAGTTCCTGAAGTCGATCCGCCGCAGCGGCTTCGGCCCGAATCTGTTTGACGAGTGGCGCTATCTCGATCATGGCGAGCCGGGGCAAGATCCGGCCTCGCGCAAACCCAATCCTGATTTCGCGCTCAACCAGCCTCGCTATGCCGGAGCCAGCGTCCTGCTCGCACGCGACAACTTCGGTTGCGGTTCGTCCCGCGAACACGCCCCCTGGGCCTTGCAGCAATACGGCTTTCGCGCCCTGATCGCCAGCAGCTACGCCGACATCTTCTACAACAACTGCTTCAAGAACGGCGTGCTGCCTATTCAGCTGTCGAAGGCGCAAGTGACGCGGCTGTTCGACGAACTGTATGGCTTCGTCGGTTACTCGCTCACCATCGATCTGCCGCGGCAGGTGGTGGTCAAGCCCGATGGCAGCGAGCTTGCCTT
It includes:
- a CDS encoding succinate dehydrogenase assembly factor 2 encodes the protein MPPSTAFADATELSRLRWRARRGMLENDLILQRYFAQRETPFGQDEVDALNALLALDDNTLFDLFLHNSPLPQELDLPRVRELLDTLQRL
- the gltA gene encoding citrate synthase codes for the protein MTQSSDKATLSFSDGSPSIDLPIHKGTIGPDVIDIRKLYGQTGKFTYDPGFLSTASCSSAITYIDGDKGELLYRGYPIEQIAVQCDYMETCYLILYGELPNAQQKKAFADRVTQHTMVHEQMQFFLRGFRRDAHPMAVLTGLVGAMSAFYPDSINVNDPEQRDISAIRLIAKMPTLVAMAYKYTMGQPYMYPQNKLSYAANFMRMMWATPCEDYEPNPVIERALDRIFILHADHEQNASTSTVRLCASSGTNPFAAIAAGVACLWGPAHGGANEACLNMLDDIQARGGVAKIGEFINEVKDKNSSVRLMGFGHRVYKNYDPRAKLMRETCHEVLDALGLHDDPMFKLAMTLEKIALEDDYFIQRKLYPNVDFYSGIVQKAIGVPVSLFTANFALARTVGWIAQLNEMLTDPEYKIGRPRQLFTGSARRDVKPIAERG
- a CDS encoding helix-turn-helix domain-containing protein, translating into MSPPSSALSGDSPQGSRLLGEFIRLHRNRLSPAAAGLPSAGRRRAPGLRREELASLCGVSATWITWLEQGRSVAASAKTLERLSHALQLSTAERAYLFELARRRDPSEPTAPPKAVDVVLRSVHAMGHPAYVLNQRWDVVAGNAPAADLFLDWQADGTEADPTAPPNLFRFLFFNPQARLLIENWPVRSKRLVAEFRADCGGRLHTPPLRALIEELSARSPEFDALWKLNDVQEREGGERGFLHPRHGRLVYEQLTLRAALHPDYKLVMLLPITAA
- a CDS encoding class I SAM-dependent methyltransferase, yielding MKQHDLAAHQFGTTAAAYLTSTVHAQGQDLQRLGAMVQQAPPCRALDLGCGAGHASFALAAAGAQVTALDLSPEMLAIVAQEAQARGLHGLQTCQGPADKLPIAEASFDLVVTRFSAHHWPDVPAALREMRRVVRPEGTLIVIDAVALESPLCDTLLQTVELLRDASHVRDYRVSEWAAMLDQAGFAAPRTDGWTLTMDFASWVARMRTPELRVQAIRDVLDRAPQEARQAMRVQTDGSFDLSVAWMQAQPRAGSGRAH
- the leuC gene encoding 3-isopropylmalate dehydratase large subunit, coding for MGRTLYDKLWDEHVVRTEDDGTALLYIDRHLVHEVTSPQAFEGLQLAGRKVWRVSANLAVADHNVPTTDRAEGIADPISKLQVDTLDANCAANGITEFRMNDRRQGIVHVIGPEQGATLPGMTVVCGDSHTSTHGAFGALAFGIGTSEVEHVLATQTLLAPKMKNMLVRVDGALPAGCRAKDIALAVIGKIGTAGGTGYTLEFAGSTIAALSMEGRMTLCNMAIEAGARAGLVAVDDITVNYVRGRPFAPTGVAWDMAVQYWRGLHSDADATFDRVVTLDARELVPQVTWGTSPEMVLPIDGRVPDPDKEKDANKRSAMERALTYMGLEPNKAVADIRIDKVFIGSCTNSRIEDLRDAAHVVAGRHVAANVRQALVVPGSGLVKAQAEAEGLDKIFRAAGFEWREPGCSMCLAMNADRLEPGERCASTSNRNFEGRQGAGGRTHLVSPAMAAAAAIAGHFVDVRKL
- a CDS encoding entericidin A/B family lipoprotein yields the protein MKPLLTLLLLAASLLSLTACNTVAGVGQDLKAGGQAITNAADKSK
- the leuD gene encoding 3-isopropylmalate dehydratase small subunit — protein: MEKFVVHKGLVAPMDRDNVDTDAIIPKQFLKSIRRSGFGPNLFDEWRYLDHGEPGQDPASRKPNPDFALNQPRYAGASVLLARDNFGCGSSREHAPWALQQYGFRALIASSYADIFYNNCFKNGVLPIQLSKAQVTRLFDELYGFVGYSLTIDLPRQVVVKPDGSELAFEVGDFRKHCLINGLDDIGLTLGHAQDIRAYEAERLARMPWLDNRIL